The following are encoded together in the Lathyrus oleraceus cultivar Zhongwan6 chromosome 3, CAAS_Psat_ZW6_1.0, whole genome shotgun sequence genome:
- the LOC127132393 gene encoding 60S ribosomal protein L22-2: MSRASAAGAKGKKKGATFTIDCAKPVEDKIMDIASLEKFLQERIKVGGKAGALGDSVTVTREKSKITVTSDSNFSKRYLKYLTKKYLKKHNVRDWLRVIASNKDRNIYELRYFNIAENEGEEED, translated from the exons ATGAGTCGAGCTAGTGCAGCTGGCGCCAAGGGAAAGAAGAAGGGTGCAACCTTCACCATCGACTGTGCTAAGCCAGTTGAAGATAAGATCATGGACATTGCTTCTCTTGAGAAGTTTCTTCAAGAGAGGATCAAGGTCGGTGGCAAAGCTGGTGCTCTCGGTGATTCTGTTACCGTTACCAGGGAGAAATCCAAGATCACTGTTACTTCTGATAGCAACTTTTCCAAGCG TTATTTGAAGTATTTGACAAAGAAGTACTTGAAGAAACACAATGTAAGAGATTGGCTAAGAGTGATTGCTTCAAACAAAGATAGGAATATCTATGAGTTGAGGTATTTCAACATTGCTGAAAATGAGGGAGAGGAAGAAGATTAA